One genomic region from Pelagicoccus sp. SDUM812003 encodes:
- a CDS encoding efflux transporter outer membrane subunit yields MEVARIDSANRKFVWRAWCVLQPFLLVLCGCASDPRLDRQPLSELPETMGVDGKLIRWEQRQAWFSFFRNEELKALARKALRGNPSLAAARERLEQARARADQAGSAFWPTVEASIEASRQKAPLRAGVSNAGQGIEEIDTYRASLAASYEVDLWSRLSSQEQAARLAEESAAESARAVSMTLVANVTEAWLDVKLARQRIALLKQQLALSKDQLALAEKRLSNGMGSALNVSLQDQQVAAVQERLERAEAQGVAALAQLSILVGEPPQKNAVTVEDAAFPSLPSVPEAGLPSEFVYRRPDLAAALAGFQAEERRLASALAERFPALRLRGSLFGESMEWEDLFDDLFWRVAASLSEEIFDGGRERASVALQRSVARERYADFHSALLSAFGEVATTAAQYEAQLAALQWVERQVESAQEAARLAEIAFSGGEVPYIQVLDTERTLHQAQLGLLTAKRQLLALHVQLCRALGGAWPESMDPLESDREEGGNA; encoded by the coding sequence ATGGAGGTGGCTCGGATAGATAGTGCGAATCGCAAGTTCGTTTGGCGTGCTTGGTGCGTTTTGCAGCCTTTCTTGCTGGTTCTGTGCGGATGCGCGTCGGACCCGCGCTTGGACAGGCAGCCCCTGTCTGAACTGCCGGAAACGATGGGAGTCGACGGAAAATTGATACGTTGGGAGCAGCGACAGGCGTGGTTCTCGTTTTTCCGGAACGAGGAGCTGAAGGCGCTGGCGCGAAAGGCTTTGCGGGGCAACCCCTCACTGGCTGCGGCTCGAGAGCGACTGGAGCAAGCGCGAGCTCGGGCCGATCAGGCTGGCTCCGCCTTCTGGCCGACGGTGGAAGCTTCGATCGAGGCAAGCCGTCAGAAAGCGCCTCTTCGAGCTGGTGTTTCCAACGCCGGACAAGGTATCGAGGAAATCGATACGTATCGAGCGAGTTTAGCGGCTTCGTACGAAGTCGACTTGTGGAGTCGTTTGTCGAGTCAGGAGCAAGCGGCGCGTCTGGCCGAAGAGAGCGCTGCGGAATCGGCTCGAGCTGTCAGCATGACGCTGGTGGCGAACGTGACCGAGGCCTGGCTGGACGTGAAGCTTGCCCGTCAGCGAATCGCCTTGCTGAAGCAGCAACTGGCGTTGTCCAAGGACCAGTTGGCTCTGGCGGAAAAGCGTTTGTCGAACGGCATGGGCTCGGCTCTCAACGTGAGCTTGCAGGATCAGCAGGTTGCTGCGGTGCAAGAACGCTTGGAGCGGGCCGAGGCCCAAGGCGTTGCGGCGCTTGCCCAGCTGTCCATTCTCGTTGGCGAGCCCCCTCAGAAGAATGCGGTCACGGTGGAGGATGCGGCCTTTCCGAGCTTGCCCTCGGTTCCGGAGGCGGGGCTGCCTTCGGAGTTCGTCTATCGTCGTCCTGACCTTGCAGCGGCGTTGGCAGGTTTCCAGGCGGAAGAGCGACGGCTGGCCTCCGCATTGGCGGAGCGCTTCCCGGCGCTCCGGCTGCGTGGCAGCCTTTTTGGCGAGTCGATGGAATGGGAAGACCTGTTCGATGATCTGTTTTGGCGAGTTGCGGCAAGCCTGAGCGAGGAGATTTTCGATGGTGGGCGGGAACGCGCGAGCGTCGCCCTGCAGCGGTCTGTGGCGCGCGAGCGCTATGCAGATTTTCACAGCGCTCTCCTGTCGGCCTTCGGCGAGGTTGCCACCACGGCAGCCCAATACGAAGCCCAATTGGCTGCTTTGCAATGGGTGGAACGTCAGGTGGAGTCGGCCCAGGAAGCGGCTCGTCTCGCCGAAATCGCGTTTTCCGGAGGGGAGGTGCCTTATATACAAGTTTTGGATACAGAGCGAACGCTGCATCAGGCGCAGCTCGGTTTGCTGACGGCGAAGCGTCAGCTGTTGGCCTTGCACGTGCAGCTATGTCGGGCCCTTGGCGGAGCATGGCCGGAGTCCATGGACCCGCTGGAGAGCGACCGCGAAGAAGGAGGTAACGCATGA
- a CDS encoding HlyD family efflux transporter periplasmic adaptor subunit has protein sequence MKRKGRRIAQVAISICVLGVAILFAFWLIVSKEDAQRSEPEERKTLVEVLEVEAKPMTPELSFRGTLRPARRLRLPAQVGGEVVWVNEKLEVGGLIDEGEELVRLEAADYRATLQQAEAQLAEAIAQLELERGRQSIAREELEFYRERDTLSESELKTSLVLREPQLNRAQAAAMRAEAAVAKARLNLERTRMRAPFDCIVEEEMVEVGQSLNPGSPVATLLGTRRGLVEARVAVSQLQHLRVPGWNGQAGSTGEALYRHGSEVARRQAVVLRLAGTLDPAGRMARLILEVRDPLGRAYSEGGDETSGEEALSMLFGAFVEIRIPVSHERQLVALPDWALQDEGRVFVMNERNVLEIREPKVFLRGVDKTYVSDGLQTGDRVVTSLIANPIEGMALKLDDGEGT, from the coding sequence ATGAAGAGGAAGGGAAGGCGGATCGCCCAGGTCGCGATCAGCATTTGTGTATTGGGAGTCGCAATACTTTTTGCCTTTTGGCTGATCGTCAGCAAAGAGGACGCTCAGCGAAGCGAACCCGAAGAACGCAAGACCTTGGTGGAGGTTCTGGAGGTGGAGGCCAAGCCCATGACGCCGGAGCTTTCCTTTAGGGGAACGCTGCGCCCCGCCCGCCGCCTGCGCCTGCCGGCTCAGGTCGGTGGCGAAGTGGTCTGGGTGAACGAGAAGTTGGAGGTGGGCGGATTGATCGATGAAGGTGAGGAGCTGGTTCGGCTGGAGGCGGCTGACTACCGCGCTACCCTGCAGCAGGCCGAAGCTCAGTTGGCCGAGGCGATCGCCCAGCTGGAGTTGGAGCGGGGACGTCAATCGATCGCTCGCGAGGAGCTGGAGTTCTATCGGGAGCGGGACACGCTATCGGAGTCGGAGCTGAAGACCTCCTTGGTTTTGCGCGAGCCACAGCTCAATCGCGCTCAAGCCGCGGCCATGCGAGCGGAGGCTGCGGTAGCGAAGGCGCGACTAAACCTCGAGCGCACGCGGATGCGGGCGCCGTTCGACTGCATCGTGGAGGAGGAGATGGTGGAGGTTGGGCAGTCGCTCAATCCAGGGTCGCCGGTGGCTACCTTGCTCGGAACGCGACGCGGGCTCGTGGAGGCCCGGGTGGCGGTTTCTCAGCTGCAGCATTTGCGAGTGCCGGGCTGGAATGGGCAAGCGGGATCCACCGGCGAGGCCTTGTATCGACATGGTTCCGAGGTGGCTCGACGACAGGCGGTCGTTCTCCGACTTGCTGGAACGCTTGATCCGGCGGGGCGCATGGCTCGCCTCATCCTGGAGGTTCGAGATCCATTAGGAAGAGCGTATTCAGAGGGTGGTGACGAAACGTCGGGGGAGGAGGCGCTTTCCATGTTGTTCGGAGCGTTTGTGGAGATACGAATACCGGTTTCGCACGAGCGCCAGCTGGTCGCCTTGCCCGACTGGGCCTTGCAGGACGAGGGGCGGGTTTTTGTGATGAACGAGCGCAACGTCTTGGAGATTCGCGAGCCGAAGGTGTTTTTGCGCGGTGTGGACAAGACCTATGTGAGCGACGGTTTGCAAACGGGAGATCGAGTGGTGACCAGTCTGATTGCGAACCCGATCGAAGGTATGGCCTTGAAGCTGGATGATGGAGAAGGAACGTAG
- a CDS encoding efflux RND transporter permease subunit, translating into MMEKERRGVVGWMVDNTVAANLLMAFLLVGGVLSLPRIRQEVFPEATLNFVSVSVPYPGATPQEVEEGIVLAVEEAIRGTEGVKELSSVSREGMATVMAELYQGTDLNRARSDIESAVNRITSFPEDAEEPVISTPSNRRQVLSLVFYGELDRKTLRRLALEARRQLLRDSRVAQVELAGLPDPEVSIEVDQATLREYGLTFDRLAAIVGRGSVELPAGSLETPSGDYLLRIKERRDERADFENLAVVARPDGSWVTLGEIASIVDGFEDTDQSALFNGQPAVQLKVYRTSERTPIETSQAALELMDTLRKEWPDTVKMDIWNDSSEIFADRIDLLVENGRLGAFLVLLILGLFLQPRLAFWVTIGLPVSFLGVFVFMPMLDVSINMLSLFAFILVLGIVVDDAIVVGEATFARQQEGLEPRQAALRGTREVMIPVVFAVVTTIVAFVPLLLVPGLTGKFFRVIPLIVIPILILSLVESLLILPAHLAHVKDEKGQGWLQALAKRQQAFSDWFESKVEAHYRPFIEWVLRWRYAAVAVSFAILILAVGYVAGGRIAFRFLPEIESDLITARIELPVGAPVQETERAAQLVTDAIRKLGDSEEEGGFVRGVFTEIGSGSSATSGPMGGQVEVGGNLAAVSVQLIPAGEREASAAEITRRWREEIGEIAGVDRLAFTYSAGPSAGSDLSFELAHENLEILEEAARSLGRRLAEFEGVSEVDNGFEQGKPQVELRLRPEARALGVTEIDLARQIRGAFFGVEAVRTQRGKDELRVYVRRPESEQRVLSDMYGLIVRTPGGGEIPIEEAARIQFSTSYTSVEREQGRRAVQVTGSIDRTVTSAGKVTQSVRREVLPELQERYSGLGFELSGEQQDRQEALGSLGNNMLLALLAMYSLMAVIFRSYAQPLLILLAIPFGFLGALAGHLLMGFDLSLVSMFGLVALAGVVVNDSLVLIATINEGKRARRDDGEGSNQENEYVIDGAIRRFRPVLLTSLTTFFGLAPMIFETSLQARFLIPMALSLGFGVLFVTVIALVIVPALYCILEDGRQRFAAQRPGAG; encoded by the coding sequence ATGATGGAGAAGGAACGTAGAGGAGTCGTCGGCTGGATGGTCGACAATACGGTAGCGGCCAATTTGCTCATGGCGTTTCTGCTGGTGGGCGGGGTGCTTTCCCTGCCGCGGATTCGCCAGGAAGTGTTTCCGGAGGCGACCTTGAACTTCGTTTCCGTTTCGGTGCCGTATCCAGGAGCCACGCCTCAGGAGGTGGAGGAAGGCATCGTCCTGGCGGTAGAAGAAGCGATTCGCGGCACCGAAGGCGTGAAGGAGCTGAGCTCGGTTTCGCGCGAGGGAATGGCGACGGTGATGGCGGAGCTGTACCAAGGAACCGACCTCAATCGGGCCCGCAGCGATATCGAAAGCGCGGTGAACCGCATCACTTCGTTCCCCGAGGATGCGGAGGAGCCAGTGATCAGCACGCCGAGCAATCGAAGGCAGGTGCTTTCGCTGGTGTTTTACGGCGAGCTCGATCGCAAGACCCTGCGTCGGTTGGCGCTGGAAGCGAGACGACAGCTGCTGCGCGACAGCCGAGTGGCCCAGGTCGAGCTCGCGGGGCTGCCGGATCCCGAGGTGAGCATCGAGGTGGATCAGGCCACGCTGCGCGAGTACGGGCTGACCTTCGATCGCTTGGCGGCGATCGTGGGACGAGGCTCGGTGGAGCTGCCAGCGGGTAGCCTGGAAACGCCGTCGGGCGACTACCTTCTGCGCATCAAGGAGCGCCGGGACGAGAGGGCTGACTTCGAAAACCTGGCGGTGGTGGCACGCCCGGATGGGTCATGGGTGACCCTAGGCGAGATCGCCAGCATCGTGGACGGGTTCGAAGACACGGACCAGTCCGCGCTCTTCAACGGCCAGCCCGCGGTTCAATTGAAGGTCTATCGCACCTCGGAACGCACGCCGATCGAAACCTCTCAAGCGGCGCTCGAGCTGATGGATACGCTTCGTAAGGAGTGGCCGGATACGGTGAAGATGGACATCTGGAACGATTCGTCGGAGATCTTTGCGGATCGCATCGACCTATTGGTGGAAAACGGTCGCCTAGGGGCCTTCCTTGTCTTGCTGATTCTGGGGCTGTTTCTGCAGCCTCGCCTGGCCTTTTGGGTGACCATCGGCTTGCCGGTTTCGTTTCTAGGCGTGTTCGTGTTCATGCCGATGCTTGATGTATCCATAAACATGTTATCGCTGTTCGCTTTCATTCTCGTTCTCGGTATCGTGGTGGATGACGCGATCGTGGTGGGGGAGGCGACGTTCGCGAGGCAGCAGGAAGGCCTGGAGCCGCGTCAAGCGGCGTTGCGCGGGACGCGGGAGGTGATGATACCGGTGGTGTTCGCAGTGGTGACAACCATCGTGGCGTTTGTGCCGTTGCTGCTCGTTCCGGGGCTCACCGGTAAGTTCTTTCGGGTCATCCCTTTGATCGTCATACCGATTCTGATTCTTTCCTTGGTAGAGTCGCTCTTGATTCTCCCGGCCCATTTGGCCCACGTGAAAGACGAGAAGGGGCAGGGCTGGCTGCAGGCTTTGGCCAAGCGGCAGCAGGCGTTTTCCGATTGGTTCGAGTCCAAGGTCGAGGCCCACTATCGCCCCTTCATCGAATGGGTGCTGCGCTGGCGCTATGCGGCGGTAGCGGTCAGTTTCGCGATCCTGATCCTGGCGGTCGGGTATGTCGCTGGCGGTCGGATCGCATTTCGTTTCCTGCCGGAGATCGAGTCGGATCTGATCACCGCGCGCATAGAGCTGCCGGTGGGGGCGCCGGTGCAGGAGACCGAACGGGCGGCCCAGCTCGTGACGGACGCCATTCGCAAGCTTGGCGATAGCGAGGAGGAAGGCGGTTTTGTGAGAGGCGTCTTCACTGAGATCGGTAGTGGCTCGAGCGCTACGAGCGGCCCTATGGGTGGCCAGGTGGAAGTCGGCGGGAACTTGGCGGCGGTTTCGGTGCAGCTTATTCCCGCGGGAGAACGGGAGGCGTCGGCAGCGGAGATCACTCGGCGGTGGCGGGAGGAGATCGGCGAGATCGCTGGGGTGGACCGGCTAGCGTTCACCTACAGCGCCGGTCCGTCCGCCGGTTCGGACCTCAGCTTCGAACTGGCTCATGAGAATCTGGAGATCTTGGAGGAGGCAGCCCGGTCCTTGGGACGGCGGTTGGCCGAATTCGAAGGCGTCTCCGAGGTGGACAACGGTTTCGAGCAGGGCAAGCCGCAGGTCGAACTGCGATTGCGGCCGGAGGCCCGGGCCTTGGGCGTGACGGAGATCGATTTGGCTCGGCAGATTCGCGGGGCCTTTTTCGGCGTGGAAGCGGTTCGCACGCAGAGGGGCAAGGATGAGCTGCGCGTTTACGTGCGGCGCCCGGAGAGCGAACAACGCGTTTTGAGCGATATGTATGGACTGATCGTGCGAACGCCGGGAGGTGGAGAAATCCCGATCGAAGAGGCGGCCCGTATCCAGTTTAGCACTTCATACACCAGCGTGGAGCGCGAGCAAGGTCGCCGAGCGGTGCAGGTGACGGGCAGTATCGATAGAACGGTGACGTCTGCTGGCAAGGTCACTCAGTCGGTTCGCAGGGAGGTTCTTCCGGAGCTGCAGGAGCGATACAGCGGTCTGGGCTTCGAGCTTTCAGGCGAGCAGCAGGACCGGCAGGAGGCTCTCGGCTCGTTGGGAAACAATATGCTGCTCGCCTTGCTCGCGATGTACAGCCTCATGGCGGTGATCTTCCGTAGCTATGCCCAGCCGCTGCTGATCCTTCTGGCTATCCCCTTCGGCTTTCTTGGAGCGTTAGCGGGGCATCTGCTGATGGGCTTCGATCTCAGCTTGGTGAGCATGTTCGGGCTGGTGGCTCTGGCCGGTGTGGTGGTAAACGATTCGCTGGTGCTGATCGCCACCATAAACGAAGGCAAAAGAGCTCGTCGCGATGATGGCGAGGGCTCGAATCAGGAAAATGAATACGTGATCGACGGGGCCATACGACGGTTTCGCCCGGTGTTGCTGACCTCCTTGACCACCTTTTTCGGCCTGGCTCCCATGATCTTCGAAACCTCTCTGCAGGCGCGGTTTCTCATCCCGATGGCGTTGAGTCTTGGATTT
- a CDS encoding CFI-box-CTERM domain-containing protein, translated as MTGPEKNVQTPAPCENCNGTGKAPADGTAPTSQTPAASYAHGVCPVCGGSGKQPDSTIHSDSKNKNCFVATVAFESIDAPEVRTLRRFRDTHLLPHRTGRAFVRGYYRFGPYLAGMVGGSRSLKKATRALLSRLCRRIEPHL; from the coding sequence ATGACAGGACCAGAAAAGAATGTGCAAACACCTGCACCTTGCGAAAACTGCAACGGTACCGGAAAAGCTCCCGCCGATGGCACCGCCCCGACCAGCCAGACGCCGGCCGCTAGCTACGCGCACGGGGTTTGCCCCGTTTGCGGGGGAAGCGGCAAGCAGCCTGACTCGACCATTCACAGCGATTCGAAAAACAAGAACTGCTTCGTGGCGACTGTGGCTTTCGAAAGCATCGACGCCCCGGAGGTGCGCACCTTGAGGCGATTCAGGGACACCCACCTGCTCCCACATCGAACGGGCCGCGCCTTCGTCCGCGGCTACTACCGGTTCGGCCCCTACCTCGCAGGTATGGTGGGCGGCAGCCGATCTCTAAAAAAGGCTACGAGGGCTCTGCTGTCCCGTCTCTGCCGACGCATCGAACCCCACCTCTGA